Below is a window of Rhodopseudomonas sp. P2A-2r DNA.
CGCCGTCTCCGCCTTGCTCGGATGGCGCTGCTTGTGGCGCAGCAGGTAGAAGGCGCGGCGCGGCAGGTCGAACGTTACGCGATGCAACGCGCCGGCTTCCAGCGAGCGGGCCACCACCAGGTCGGAAATCGCGGTGGCGCAGTCGCCGGATTCGACCGCGGCACGCACCGCTTCGTTGGAGGGCAGCTCCAGCACGACGCGCAGCTGCGATGGCTTGACGCCAAGCCGCTTCAACGCCGCCTCGAACATCGCGCGCGTGCCGGAGCCGGGTTCGCGTAGTACCCAGCCGGTGGTGACGAGTTGCTTTGCGGTGACGCGTTTCTGTGTCGTCCATGGATGGCCCATGCCGACAACCACCACCAGTTCGTCGCCGTCGATCTGGCGTGCGGCGAGCAGCGGATCGGCCACCGTGCCCTCGACAAAGCCGAGGTCGGCGGCGCCATCGTGCACCGCCTGCGCCACCTGTTCGGTGTTGGCGATGC
It encodes the following:
- a CDS encoding LysR family transcriptional regulator: MTLEQLRIFIAVADRQHVTQAASELNLTQSSTSAAIAALEARYGIKLFDRIGRGIVLTQTGRDFLVEARAVIGRAKDAVQVLNDLAGLKRGSLAVAASQTVANYWLPPRLQAFRQAHPGIDIHVSIANTEQVAQAVHDGAADLGFVEGTVADPLLAARQIDGDELVVVVGMGHPWTTQKRVTAKQLVTTGWVLREPGSGTRAMFEAALKRLGVKPSQLRVVLELPSNEAVRAAVESGDCATAISDLVVARSLEAGALHRVTFDLPRRAFYLLRHKQRHPSKAETALLEAFGL